One Leisingera sp. M658 genomic window carries:
- the rsmD gene encoding 16S rRNA (guanine(966)-N(2))-methyltransferase RsmD has translation MRIIAGDFRGRALAAVGKGDAGAHLRPTTDRVRESLFNVLMHTGAIPGARVLDLFAGTGALGLEALSRGAAEAVFVDDGRVSGGLIRKNITICRAESRCTLARRDALKLGQNPAAPFDLIFLDPPYGKGLGEKALAAAVAGGWVAQDALVVWEENAPVAAPEGFELQDSRKYGDTHISLMWKAA, from the coding sequence GTGAGGATCATCGCAGGAGACTTCCGCGGCCGTGCCTTGGCCGCGGTGGGCAAGGGCGATGCGGGCGCCCATCTGCGCCCGACCACCGACCGGGTGCGCGAAAGCCTGTTCAACGTGCTGATGCACACCGGCGCCATCCCCGGCGCCCGGGTGCTGGACCTGTTTGCTGGTACCGGCGCGCTGGGGCTGGAGGCGTTGTCACGCGGCGCGGCTGAGGCGGTTTTTGTGGACGACGGTCGCGTGTCAGGCGGTTTGATCCGCAAAAACATCACCATTTGCCGCGCCGAAAGCCGCTGCACCCTGGCCCGCCGCGATGCACTGAAGCTGGGGCAGAACCCGGCGGCCCCCTTTGATCTGATCTTCCTTGATCCGCCTTACGGCAAGGGGCTGGGGGAAAAGGCCCTGGCCGCAGCTGTGGCCGGCGGCTGGGTGGCGCAAGACGCTTTGGTGGTCTGGGAAGAAAACGCACCGGTCGCCGCACCGGAAGGGTTCGAGCTGCAGGACAGCCGGAAATACGGCGATACCCATATTTCGCTGATGTGGAAAGCCGCCTGA